The uncultured Ilyobacter sp. genome has a segment encoding these proteins:
- a CDS encoding AAA family ATPase yields MLKIAIANNKGGVAKTTSALNLMAYYAKKWYKVLGIDLDPQGNLSDSLGLDIDGLKFTAYEALKNKDVVPYITEIKKIYRLLQAI; encoded by the coding sequence ATGCTAAAAATAGCAATAGCAAACAATAAAGGAGGAGTTGCCAAAACAACCTCTGCACTTAATTTAATGGCTTATTATGCTAAAAAGTGGTATAAAGTTCTTGGGATAGATCTAGATCCTCAAGGGAATCTTTCTGATAGTTTAGGATTAGACATCGATGGATTAAAATTTACAGCATATGAAGCCTTAAAAAATAAGGATGTAGTTCCGTATATTACTGAAATTAAAAAAATCTATCGGTTGTTGCAAGCAATTTAG